The Streptomyces cynarae genome contains a region encoding:
- a CDS encoding aldo/keto reductase: MRIDLFHQHRVDPEVPVEDVAGTVGELVQEGKVRCFGLSEASAQTIRRAHSVHPVTAVQSEYSLWTRDPEPEVLPTCAALGIGFVPFSPLGKGFLNGTVDASTAFTDGDVRTSIPRFTAENRAANQALVEHVAALAQNKGATPGQVALAWLLAQHPSIVSIPGTRRLSRIEENTGATRLPLSADDLADLNALADRIGVKGDRYNEHHISLVDK, translated from the coding sequence TTGAGGATCGACCTGTTCCACCAGCATCGCGTCGACCCGGAGGTACCGGTCGAAGACGTCGCCGGCACGGTGGGAGAGCTGGTCCAAGAGGGCAAGGTGCGCTGCTTCGGGCTCTCGGAGGCCAGTGCGCAGACCATCCGCCGCGCCCACTCGGTGCACCCGGTGACCGCGGTGCAGAGCGAGTACTCGCTGTGGACCCGGGACCCCGAACCGGAGGTTCTGCCGACCTGCGCGGCACTCGGCATCGGGTTCGTGCCGTTCAGTCCGCTCGGCAAGGGTTTCCTGAACGGGACGGTGGACGCGTCCACGGCGTTCACGGACGGCGACGTCCGCACGTCCATCCCCCGGTTCACCGCGGAGAACCGGGCGGCGAACCAGGCTCTCGTGGAGCATGTCGCCGCACTTGCCCAGAACAAGGGCGCCACACCCGGACAGGTCGCCCTCGCCTGGCTCCTCGCCCAGCACCCGTCGATCGTGTCGATCCCCGGAACACGCCGCCTGTCCCGCATCGAGGAGAACACCGGCGCCACGCGACTGCCCCTCTCCGCCGACGACCTGGCCGACCTGAACGCACTCGCCGACCGGATCGGTGTTAAGGGCGACCGCTACAACGAGCACCACATTTCCCTGGTCGACAAGTAG
- a CDS encoding acetoacetate--CoA ligase produces the protein MTTPHATPCPEPFLPPDPQAAADSRIADFARWAARHQGADGIQDPTDYQALHHWSVTDLEGFWAAVWEYFDIDAATPYERALAEETMPGARWFPGATLNYAHHALRTLHPDAPAITALDETGAAYEITGRQLRAQVASVAATLRDLGVGQGDRVVGYLPNTPHAVIAFLAAASLGAVWSVCGQDYAPKAAADRFAQLEPTVLITADGYLFNGTRHDRRAASLDLADALPTLKATVVVDHLGLAWSETRAAGLTVPWEDAAGRTEYLGITPVPFDHPLWIVFSSGTTGLPKGIVHGHGGVLLEHLKTLGLHSDLGVGDRLLWYTTTHWMMWNLVVSTLLTGATTCTYDGSPAPVARPDVLWELAARHRVTVFGTSPQYLLAMAKLGIEPSVHDLAAVRAIGSTGSTLPASAYHWVRDHVGAGIQLASTSGGTDVVSAFAGSAPTTPVWAGELSAPNLGVALAAYDGAGRPVVDQVGELVVTRPMPSMPLYFWNDPDGSRYRDAYFTAYPGVWRHGDWITLTGHGSVIVHGRSDATLNRNGVRLGSADIHDIVERLPEITEALVIGAEEPDGGYWMPLFLVLADGNVLDDALHEKIRDAIRTGASPRHVPDEILAVPAIPHTRTGKKLEVPVKRLLQGAPAEQVLNPSAVDDPDLVAYFAGLGAERRQARHPHTVKDVS, from the coding sequence ATGACCACCCCGCACGCCACGCCTTGTCCGGAGCCCTTCCTTCCGCCCGACCCCCAAGCGGCCGCCGACAGCCGCATCGCGGACTTCGCCCGCTGGGCCGCCCGTCACCAGGGCGCCGACGGCATCCAGGACCCCACCGACTACCAGGCCCTGCACCACTGGTCCGTCACCGACCTGGAAGGCTTCTGGGCCGCGGTGTGGGAGTACTTCGACATCGACGCCGCCACACCGTACGAGCGGGCGCTGGCCGAGGAGACCATGCCCGGCGCCCGCTGGTTCCCCGGCGCCACCCTCAACTACGCCCACCACGCCCTGCGCACCCTGCACCCGGACGCACCCGCGATCACCGCGCTGGACGAGACGGGAGCCGCCTACGAGATCACGGGACGACAGCTGCGCGCCCAGGTCGCCTCCGTCGCCGCCACCCTGCGCGACCTGGGCGTCGGACAGGGCGACAGGGTGGTCGGCTACCTGCCCAACACGCCCCACGCCGTCATCGCCTTCCTCGCCGCGGCCAGCCTGGGCGCGGTGTGGTCGGTGTGCGGCCAGGACTACGCGCCCAAGGCCGCCGCCGACCGCTTCGCCCAGCTCGAACCCACGGTGCTCATCACGGCGGACGGCTACCTCTTCAACGGCACCCGCCACGATCGCCGCGCCGCTTCCCTCGACCTGGCCGACGCCCTTCCCACGCTCAAGGCCACGGTTGTCGTGGATCACCTGGGCCTTGCGTGGTCCGAGACCCGGGCCGCGGGCCTGACGGTTCCCTGGGAGGACGCGGCCGGCCGCACCGAGTACCTCGGGATCACTCCGGTGCCGTTCGACCACCCGCTGTGGATCGTCTTCTCCTCCGGCACCACCGGCCTGCCCAAGGGCATTGTCCATGGCCACGGCGGCGTCCTGCTGGAGCACCTCAAGACCCTGGGCCTGCACAGCGACCTGGGCGTCGGCGACCGCCTGCTGTGGTACACCACCACCCACTGGATGATGTGGAACCTCGTCGTCTCCACCCTGCTGACCGGCGCCACCACCTGCACCTACGACGGGAGCCCCGCGCCGGTGGCGCGCCCGGACGTCCTGTGGGAGCTGGCAGCCCGCCACAGGGTCACCGTCTTCGGCACCAGCCCCCAGTACCTGCTGGCCATGGCCAAGCTGGGCATCGAACCCTCCGTGCACGACCTGGCGGCCGTCCGCGCCATCGGCAGCACCGGCTCCACCCTGCCCGCATCCGCCTACCACTGGGTCCGCGACCACGTCGGCGCAGGCATCCAGTTGGCCTCCACCAGCGGCGGTACCGACGTCGTCTCCGCCTTCGCCGGCAGCGCCCCCACCACCCCGGTGTGGGCGGGTGAGCTGTCGGCTCCCAACCTCGGCGTGGCGCTCGCGGCGTACGACGGCGCGGGACGGCCGGTCGTCGACCAGGTCGGCGAACTGGTCGTTACCCGCCCGATGCCCTCCATGCCGCTGTACTTCTGGAACGACCCTGACGGCAGCCGCTACCGCGACGCCTACTTCACCGCCTACCCGGGTGTGTGGCGGCACGGCGACTGGATCACGCTCACCGGTCACGGCTCGGTGATCGTCCACGGCCGCTCCGACGCCACCCTCAACCGCAACGGCGTACGCCTGGGCAGCGCCGACATCCACGACATCGTCGAACGCCTCCCCGAGATCACCGAGGCTCTCGTCATCGGCGCGGAGGAACCCGACGGCGGCTACTGGATGCCGCTCTTCCTCGTCCTCGCGGACGGGAACGTCCTGGACGATGCCCTGCACGAGAAGATCCGCGACGCGATTCGCACCGGCGCCTCACCCCGCCACGTTCCCGACGAGATCCTCGCCGTACCAGCCATCCCGCACACCAGAACCGGCAAGAAACTCGAGGTACCGGTCAAGCGCCTGCTGCAGGGCGCCCCCGCCGAGCAGGTCCTCAACCCTTCGGCGGTCGACGACCCGGACCTCGTCGCCTACTTCGCCGGCCTGGGAGCCGAACGCCGCCAGGCCCGTCACCCGCACACCGTCAAGGACGTTTCATGA
- a CDS encoding HD domain-containing protein, with protein sequence MHARRLGPEPDPELLHLSAMFHDTGLMTPFSGLEQRFEVDGADHARKFMLDHGFPSTAADVVWTAIALHTTPEIPGRMGPEIAITNFGVLTDVLGLGLDELDRSQVDEITAVHPRGDFKAELIKRA encoded by the coding sequence ATTCATGCGCGCAGGCTCGGTCCGGAGCCCGACCCGGAGCTTCTCCACCTGTCCGCCATGTTTCATGACACCGGCCTCATGACGCCGTTCTCCGGCCTGGAGCAGCGCTTCGAGGTCGATGGAGCCGACCACGCACGTAAGTTCATGCTCGACCACGGTTTCCCCAGCACGGCCGCCGACGTGGTGTGGACGGCGATCGCGCTGCACACGACCCCCGAAATTCCCGGGCGGATGGGCCCGGAGATCGCCATCACGAATTTCGGCGTCCTGACCGACGTGCTGGGTCTGGGTCTGGACGAGCTGGATCGCAGCCAGGTGGACGAGATCACCGCCGTCCATCCGCGGGGCGACTTCAAGGCCGAGTTGATCAAGAGGGCGTAA
- a CDS encoding DoxX family protein: MSLSAALACLIVLIFALLGVAKIMGLGPMPELAAHAGFTTSAYRLIGALELAGAIGVATGPVLPLLGELAGLGLLLLLAGAVTTHVRKGDGSPKLVPAVACAALVAWYLVLLAGGGS; this comes from the coding sequence ATGAGCCTCTCCGCCGCCCTGGCCTGTCTGATCGTGCTGATCTTCGCCCTGCTGGGCGTGGCCAAGATCATGGGCCTCGGCCCGATGCCCGAGCTGGCCGCCCACGCCGGCTTCACCACCTCGGCCTACCGGCTGATCGGTGCGCTGGAGCTGGCGGGCGCCATCGGCGTGGCGACCGGCCCGGTCCTGCCGCTGCTCGGAGAGCTGGCCGGCCTCGGCCTCCTTCTGCTCCTCGCCGGTGCCGTGACCACGCACGTGCGCAAAGGAGACGGGTCCCCGAAACTCGTCCCCGCCGTGGCGTGCGCGGCACTGGTCGCCTGGTATCTCGTGCTCCTTGCCGGTGGCGGCTCGTGA
- a CDS encoding cupin domain-containing protein — MIGMRIAGGLLAVATLAAATACSTSNQPARAKRPTAAAASPAAMASTPPTETLEPLLQQALPNVKGKTFTSMIVDFPPNARAMPHRHGQAFVYAYVLEGTLRSQLDGKPVSTYHQGENWVEQPGAHHVLTENTSPTERARLLVVYVSNTGAKLKVDDPKS; from the coding sequence ATGATCGGAATGCGGATCGCCGGCGGCTTGCTGGCCGTGGCCACGCTGGCCGCGGCCACGGCGTGCTCGACCTCGAACCAGCCTGCCCGCGCCAAGAGGCCGACCGCGGCCGCGGCATCGCCTGCGGCCATGGCATCGACGCCCCCCACCGAAACCCTCGAGCCGCTGCTCCAGCAAGCACTTCCGAATGTGAAGGGCAAGACGTTCACCTCGATGATCGTCGACTTCCCGCCCAACGCACGCGCGATGCCGCACCGGCACGGCCAGGCGTTCGTCTACGCCTACGTCCTCGAAGGCACCCTGCGCAGCCAGCTCGACGGCAAGCCCGTCAGCACCTACCACCAGGGCGAGAACTGGGTCGAGCAGCCGGGCGCCCACCACGTCCTCACCGAGAACACCAGCCCGACCGAACGGGCCAGGCTCCTGGTGGTCTACGTCTCCAACACCGGAGCAAAGCTCAAGGTCGACGACCCGAAGTCGTAG
- the mhpA gene encoding bifunctional 3-(3-hydroxy-phenyl)propionate/3-hydroxycinnamic acid hydroxylase MhpA: protein MSAASRRPVVIIGAGPVGVTAALLLARHGVPSLLLERHRDIYPLPRAVVVDDEVRRILQSVGVHEEFANLARPAPGLRLLDARRRVIAEFPRSLHGHHGFPQTSMFDQPELERLLRDALARRPECELRGGVEVVSVSQDTDGTAPVRVTFRRDGSNEDEHVWADAVLGCDGAGSLTRDAIGAVWEDLHFEESWRVIDVRTSLPVRTWEGAEQICCPTRPATFMRVGEDRYRWEFRLTEGESTDGPEGLEQLHELVAPWVDLPSAAHGGDDFEVIRQARYTFRARLANRWRRGRVFLLGDAAHLTPPFIGQGLCAGLRDARNLTWKLARVLQQGADDRLLDTYQQERKPHARHVIRVAVAVGWAMTGGQDRGAALRRAVVGAACRIPGVTAAVSRDLSPALTANPLVRRRPRLTGRSLAGTFCPQPWVIVDGRRERLDDILGDSFAVLTAVPPAARMTDVATALGASVIHVGDLDDDGTLAAWLARGRADAALLRPDRVVLDTVPTGTGEFTDAAAWAPLLHTARRPAEAPPAP, encoded by the coding sequence ATGAGCGCCGCATCCCGGAGACCGGTAGTGATCATCGGCGCGGGACCCGTAGGAGTCACGGCCGCGCTCCTGCTCGCCCGGCACGGAGTGCCCAGCCTGCTCCTCGAACGCCACCGGGATATTTACCCCCTGCCGCGCGCCGTCGTCGTGGACGACGAGGTTCGCCGGATCCTGCAGAGCGTCGGCGTCCACGAGGAGTTCGCCAACCTCGCCAGGCCGGCGCCCGGGTTGCGGCTGCTGGACGCCCGGCGCCGCGTGATCGCCGAGTTCCCACGATCCCTGCACGGCCACCACGGCTTCCCGCAGACCAGCATGTTCGACCAGCCAGAGCTGGAACGGCTGCTGCGCGACGCCCTGGCCCGTCGCCCCGAGTGCGAGCTGCGGGGCGGGGTGGAGGTCGTGTCCGTCAGCCAGGACACCGACGGAACGGCTCCGGTCCGGGTCACCTTCCGCCGCGACGGCAGCAACGAGGACGAGCACGTGTGGGCCGATGCGGTCCTCGGCTGCGACGGCGCCGGCAGCCTCACCCGCGACGCCATCGGCGCCGTGTGGGAGGACCTGCACTTCGAGGAGAGCTGGCGGGTCATCGACGTACGCACCAGCCTCCCGGTGCGCACCTGGGAAGGCGCCGAGCAGATTTGCTGCCCCACCCGGCCGGCCACCTTCATGCGAGTCGGCGAGGACCGCTACCGCTGGGAGTTCCGGCTGACCGAGGGCGAGTCCACGGACGGCCCGGAGGGGCTGGAACAGCTGCACGAGCTGGTCGCCCCCTGGGTCGACCTGCCGTCCGCCGCCCACGGGGGCGACGACTTCGAGGTGATCCGGCAGGCGCGGTACACCTTCCGGGCCCGCCTGGCCAACCGGTGGCGCCGAGGACGCGTCTTCCTGCTGGGCGACGCCGCCCACCTCACCCCGCCTTTCATCGGGCAGGGCCTGTGCGCGGGCCTGCGCGACGCCCGCAACCTCACCTGGAAACTCGCCCGCGTCCTTCAGCAGGGCGCGGACGACCGTCTGCTGGACACCTACCAGCAGGAGCGCAAGCCGCACGCCCGCCATGTGATCCGTGTAGCGGTCGCCGTCGGGTGGGCCATGACCGGGGGACAGGACCGCGGTGCGGCCCTCCGCCGGGCCGTGGTGGGCGCGGCATGCCGCATCCCCGGCGTGACCGCGGCGGTGAGCCGCGACCTCAGCCCCGCACTGACCGCCAATCCGCTGGTACGACGCCGCCCCCGGCTGACCGGCCGCTCACTGGCCGGCACCTTCTGCCCACAACCCTGGGTGATCGTCGACGGCAGGCGAGAGCGCCTCGACGACATCCTCGGGGACTCCTTCGCCGTACTGACCGCCGTGCCGCCCGCAGCACGGATGACGGACGTGGCCACGGCCCTGGGTGCATCCGTGATCCATGTCGGCGACCTGGACGACGACGGCACGCTGGCCGCCTGGCTGGCACGCGGCCGGGCGGACGCCGCCCTGCTGCGCCCCGACCGCGTCGTACTGGACACCGTCCCCACTGGCACCGGCGAATTCACCGACGCCGCCGCCTGGGCTCCCCTGCTGCACACGGCCCGCCGCCCCGCCGAAGCCCCGCCCGCACCCTGA
- a CDS encoding SWIM zinc finger family protein, translating to MAAPGRDGELRRTFEALPARPVRDRDRFAETWWGNAWVSALEEGALDAARLARGRAYAGRGNVDSITVTPGLVVAYVQGSRPRPYRVQVRLRTFSDEEWDLFLDAAAERPAHIAALLDKQMPQSLAECGVRLLPGAGDLEPHCNCPDFGHPCKHAAAVCYQTAHLLDRDPFVLLLLRGRGERDLLDALSRRNAARAARADRDRKPAPAPGIRARDALARRTRPPLPALLPPPAHPEQPPIYPDAPGGPDSFALDQLATDAAARAHALLTTGHDPVGELTLWQDAVRLAAARPGSGLTAGSRALYASLAAATGRTPADLARAVAAWRQGGREALAVLEEPWDPPAGRFDRARPLLLAADLPAFRPWHNRLTHPDGHVQLRLGQDGLWYAYESEPGRDDWWPRGTPDPDPVGALTGLGAPGEG from the coding sequence ATGGCCGCCCCCGGCCGTGACGGCGAGCTGCGGCGCACCTTCGAGGCGCTCCCCGCCCGTCCGGTGCGTGACCGCGACCGCTTCGCCGAGACGTGGTGGGGCAACGCCTGGGTGTCCGCGCTGGAGGAAGGGGCCCTCGACGCGGCACGCCTGGCGCGGGGGAGGGCGTACGCGGGGCGGGGGAACGTGGACTCCATCACCGTCACCCCGGGGCTCGTGGTGGCGTACGTGCAAGGCAGCCGGCCCCGGCCGTACCGCGTGCAGGTGCGGCTCAGGACGTTCTCCGACGAGGAGTGGGACCTCTTCCTGGACGCCGCCGCCGAGCGGCCCGCGCACATCGCCGCGCTGCTGGACAAGCAGATGCCGCAGTCCCTCGCCGAGTGCGGAGTCCGCCTGCTCCCCGGCGCCGGAGACCTCGAACCCCACTGCAACTGCCCCGACTTCGGCCACCCCTGCAAGCACGCGGCCGCCGTCTGCTACCAGACCGCCCACCTGCTCGACCGCGACCCCTTCGTCCTGCTCCTGCTGCGCGGCCGCGGCGAGCGCGACCTGCTCGACGCCCTGTCGCGGCGCAACGCGGCCCGCGCGGCCCGGGCCGACCGGGACCGCAAGCCCGCCCCCGCCCCCGGCATACGCGCCCGGGACGCCCTGGCCCGCCGCACCCGGCCACCGCTCCCCGCGCTCCTGCCCCCGCCCGCCCATCCCGAGCAGCCACCGATCTACCCGGACGCCCCCGGCGGCCCCGACTCGTTCGCGCTGGATCAACTCGCCACGGACGCCGCCGCCCGCGCGCACGCCCTGCTGACCACCGGGCACGACCCGGTCGGGGAACTGACGCTGTGGCAGGACGCGGTACGGCTCGCCGCCGCCCGCCCCGGCTCGGGGCTCACCGCCGGAAGCCGGGCGCTGTACGCGTCGCTGGCCGCCGCCACCGGGCGGACACCGGCCGACCTGGCGCGGGCGGTCGCCGCCTGGCGGCAGGGCGGAAGGGAAGCCCTCGCCGTACTGGAGGAGCCCTGGGACCCTCCGGCCGGCCGTTTCGACCGCGCCCGCCCCCTGCTCCTGGCCGCGGACCTGCCCGCCTTCCGCCCGTGGCACAACCGCCTCACCCACCCCGACGGCCATGTCCAGCTCCGTCTCGGCCAGGACGGCCTGTGGTACGCGTACGAGTCGGAACCGGGCCGCGACGACTGGTGGCCCCGGGGCACCCCGGACCCGGACCCGGTCGGCGCCCTGACCGGACTCGGGGCGCCGGGGGAGGGCTGA
- a CDS encoding fumarylacetoacetate hydrolase family protein → MSTNVLRTPDGWWAVLPQALDSARAGGTPTERAVRIETKAVTTAELLADRAAVREAAASGERGTPVADLVALPPVTTPCRVVAQMVNYRSHAKDSGFTGDIPPTFFRKASGSVSGPHDTIVRPAHVNFLDYEVELGLVMGATLPVGTVVEEQDLPSYVAGLVLTNDVSARDVQLTKTQFYESKSYPTFTPTGPYLALLEPEDFDCLIDLRLRLSVNGVTRQDRTLADMIVRPAQALTLLARFQTLDPGDVLLTGTPGGTALKAPPKPVEKIAALLPPALKWKAFFNGQARNPLYLRDGDLVTATIATPDGRIDLGEQRTAVADAT, encoded by the coding sequence ATGAGCACCAACGTGCTGCGCACCCCCGACGGCTGGTGGGCCGTCCTCCCCCAGGCTCTCGACTCCGCTCGAGCAGGGGGGACCCCCACCGAGCGCGCCGTCCGCATCGAGACCAAGGCGGTCACCACCGCCGAACTGCTCGCCGACCGTGCCGCCGTCCGGGAGGCCGCCGCCTCCGGCGAGCGCGGCACACCCGTCGCCGACCTGGTGGCGCTGCCCCCGGTCACCACCCCCTGCCGGGTGGTCGCCCAGATGGTCAACTACCGCAGCCACGCCAAGGACTCGGGCTTCACGGGCGACATACCGCCCACCTTCTTCCGCAAGGCGTCCGGCTCGGTCAGCGGCCCGCACGACACGATCGTCCGCCCGGCACACGTGAACTTCCTCGACTACGAAGTCGAACTGGGCCTCGTCATGGGCGCGACGCTCCCGGTGGGCACGGTTGTGGAGGAGCAGGACCTTCCTTCGTACGTCGCCGGGCTCGTCCTCACCAACGACGTCAGCGCCCGCGACGTCCAGCTGACCAAGACCCAGTTCTACGAGAGCAAGTCCTACCCGACCTTCACGCCGACGGGTCCGTACCTGGCCCTGCTGGAGCCGGAGGACTTCGACTGTCTGATCGACCTGCGACTGCGGCTGTCGGTGAACGGTGTAACGCGTCAGGACCGCACCCTGGCCGACATGATCGTGCGGCCCGCGCAGGCGCTCACCCTGCTCGCCCGTTTCCAGACCCTCGACCCGGGCGACGTGCTGCTGACCGGTACGCCCGGCGGCACGGCCCTGAAGGCCCCGCCCAAGCCGGTCGAGAAGATCGCCGCGCTGCTGCCGCCCGCGCTGAAGTGGAAGGCGTTCTTCAACGGCCAGGCCAGGAACCCCCTGTACCTGCGCGACGGCGACCTCGTCACCGCCACGATCGCCACCCCCGACGGGCGGATCGACCTGGGCGAGCAGCGGACCGCTGTGGCGGACGCGACATGA
- a CDS encoding NADP-dependent oxidoreductase, which translates to MQAITVRDRDAGLGGMSLTDMPYPHAAENDVIVRVHAAGFTRGELDWPATWTDRAGHDRTPSVPGHELSGVVVELGYGTTGLSVGQRVFGLADWARNGSLAEYTAVEARNLAPLPADIDHTVAAALPISGLTAWQGLFDHGRLTTGQTVLIHGAAGGVGSIAVQLAREAGARVIGTGRASDRDRALALGVDTFIDLQTEKLEDAGEADVVFDVIGGDILDRSAALVRRGGTLVTITMPPKVQPKDGRAVFFVVEPDRARLTDLAARLRDGRLKPVVGAVRPLAEAPSAFAPGKHTPGKTIVRVTEDRTGDRS; encoded by the coding sequence ATGCAAGCCATCACTGTGCGAGACCGTGACGCCGGTCTTGGCGGGATGTCCTTGACGGACATGCCCTACCCCCATGCGGCCGAGAACGACGTCATCGTGCGGGTGCACGCCGCCGGCTTCACCCGTGGCGAGCTGGACTGGCCAGCCACGTGGACCGATCGCGCCGGCCACGACCGGACGCCGAGCGTGCCCGGGCACGAGCTGTCGGGTGTCGTCGTGGAGCTGGGGTACGGCACCACCGGCCTGAGCGTCGGACAGCGGGTGTTCGGCCTGGCCGACTGGGCCCGCAACGGCAGCCTCGCCGAGTACACCGCGGTGGAGGCCCGCAACCTGGCCCCGCTGCCGGCCGACATCGACCACACCGTGGCAGCCGCGCTGCCGATCTCCGGGCTCACCGCCTGGCAGGGCCTGTTCGACCACGGCCGTCTGACCACGGGTCAGACCGTCCTGATCCATGGTGCCGCGGGCGGCGTCGGCTCGATCGCGGTGCAGCTCGCCCGCGAGGCCGGCGCCCGCGTCATCGGCACCGGCCGGGCCTCCGACCGGGACAGGGCGCTCGCCCTGGGCGTCGACACCTTCATCGACCTGCAGACCGAGAAGCTGGAGGACGCCGGCGAGGCCGACGTCGTGTTCGACGTGATCGGCGGCGACATCCTCGACCGCTCGGCCGCCCTGGTCCGCCGCGGTGGCACGCTCGTCACCATCACCATGCCGCCCAAGGTCCAGCCCAAGGACGGACGGGCGGTCTTCTTCGTCGTCGAACCCGACCGCGCCCGGCTCACCGATCTCGCCGCGCGGCTGAGGGACGGCCGGCTCAAGCCGGTCGTCGGTGCCGTGCGGCCGCTCGCCGAAGCACCCTCCGCGTTCGCCCCCGGCAAGCACACCCCGGGCAAGACGATCGTCCGCGTCACGGAAGACCGAACAGGAGACCGATCATGA
- a CDS encoding PP2C family protein-serine/threonine phosphatase, with translation MLTVALLFILAITLIDLQVPGAVHLGDLLIMVPVLTCWYASSRVTSLVAIMAVSALLAVFLVRQSVNPPQAAALIATSVAVVIARYLTEHGQRKLVQLRAVAEAAQRAILPPLPHRLGPLRLASTYLAAEDEARIGGDLYAAVRTPTGTRLIIGDVRGKGLAAVGIAAHTISTFRDAARRLTTLPELAAYLDSSVRSNASEAVSPEQTEEAFVTATLLEIPDAEPLVRSVTCGHPPPLLLRAHDVVTLEAGQPAPPLGLGALVQTTFHLDTFALRAEDILLLYTDGAIEARNTDGEFYPLAKRLTHQNHRHPTALLNHLRGDLLNHVGGRLDDDAALISIKRQPADGTAASADQSTCDE, from the coding sequence GTGCTGACAGTCGCCTTGCTGTTCATTCTGGCGATCACGCTCATCGATCTGCAGGTGCCTGGCGCAGTGCATCTCGGCGACTTGCTGATCATGGTGCCTGTACTCACTTGCTGGTACGCGAGCTCCCGGGTGACCTCACTTGTCGCAATCATGGCTGTGTCGGCTTTGCTGGCCGTCTTCCTGGTCCGCCAATCGGTGAACCCGCCACAGGCGGCTGCCCTCATTGCGACCTCGGTGGCCGTCGTGATCGCCCGGTACCTGACGGAACACGGACAGCGAAAGCTGGTCCAGCTGCGCGCAGTCGCCGAGGCCGCGCAACGCGCCATACTGCCTCCCCTCCCCCACCGACTCGGCCCCCTTCGCCTGGCCTCGACGTACCTGGCGGCAGAGGATGAAGCACGCATCGGCGGAGATCTCTACGCCGCCGTGCGCACGCCCACTGGGACACGGTTGATCATCGGCGATGTTCGGGGCAAGGGCCTGGCGGCGGTCGGCATCGCCGCCCACACCATCAGCACGTTCCGCGACGCCGCCCGCCGGCTGACCACGCTGCCGGAACTCGCCGCCTACCTGGATTCAAGTGTCCGCAGCAACGCATCCGAAGCAGTGAGCCCCGAACAGACCGAAGAGGCGTTCGTCACCGCCACTCTCCTCGAAATCCCCGACGCCGAGCCCCTCGTGCGGAGCGTCACCTGCGGACACCCCCCACCGCTACTCCTACGAGCGCACGACGTCGTGACCCTGGAAGCCGGCCAACCCGCGCCCCCGCTGGGACTGGGCGCATTGGTGCAAACCACCTTTCACCTCGACACTTTCGCCCTACGCGCCGAAGACATCCTCCTCCTCTACACCGACGGTGCCATCGAAGCCCGCAATACCGACGGCGAGTTCTACCCGCTCGCCAAACGACTCACCCACCAGAACCACCGCCATCCCACGGCACTCCTCAACCACCTCCGCGGCGACCTTCTCAACCACGTCGGCGGCCGACTCGACGACGACGCCGCCTTGATCTCAATCAAACGTCAACCCGCTGACGGCACAGCGGCATCGGCTGACCAATCGACCTGTGATGAGTGA